The Kryptolebias marmoratus isolate JLee-2015 linkage group LG18, ASM164957v2, whole genome shotgun sequence genome includes a region encoding these proteins:
- the mafaa gene encoding transcription factor MafAa, whose protein sequence is MATDLAMSAELPNSPLAIEYVNDFDLMKFEVKKEPLEAERFCHRLPSGSLSSTPISTPCSSVPSSPSFCAPSPGAQPNPGLPGGVGGGGNGSNNGGGNNHSSAGKPQLEDLYWIPSYQHHLNPEALNLTPEDAVEALIGNAHHHHHHHQAYEGFRGQQYVGEDLSAASAAHHHQAHHHHHHHHHGHHARLEDRFSDEQLVSMTVRELNRQLRGFSKEEVIRLKQKRRTLKNRGYAQSCRFKRVQQRHMLETEKCTLQNQVEQLKQDVARLAKERDLYKEKYEKLASRTYSGPASTRDPSGKQAEFFM, encoded by the coding sequence ATGGCCACCGACCTCGCCATGAGCGCGGAGCTGCCCAACAGCCCTCTGGCCATCGAGTACGTCAACGACTTCGACCTGATGAAGTTCGAGGTGAAGAAGGAGCCGCTGGAGGCCGAGCGCTTCTGCCACCGCCTTCCGTCGGGCTCCCTGTCCTCCACCCCGATCAGCACGCCCTGCTCCTCCGTGCCTTCCTCGCCCAGCTTCTGTGCCCCGAGCCCGGGCGCGCAGCCCAACCCGGGCCTCCCGGGCGGCGTCGGCGGCGGCGGGAACGGCAGCAACAACGGCGGCGGCAACAATCACAGCAGCGCGGGAAAGCCTCAGCTGGAGGACCTGTACTGGATCCCCAGCTACCAGCACCACCTGAACCCCGAGGCGCTCAACCTGACCCCGGAGGACGCGGTGGAGGCCCTGATCGGCAACGcgcaccaccatcaccaccaccaccaggcCTACGAGGGCTTCCGCGGGCAGCAGTACGTCGGGGAGGACCTGTCAGCGGCCTCGGCCGCGCACCACCACCAagcccaccaccaccaccatcaccaccaccacggCCACCACGCGCGCCTGGAGGACCGCTTCTCGGACGAGCAGCTGGTCAGCATGACGGTGCGCGAGCTGAACCGGCAGCTGCGGGGCTTCAGCAAGGAGGAGGTGATCCGCCTGAAGCAGAAGAGGCGCACCCTGAAGAACCGCGGCTACGCGCAGTCCTGCCGCTTCAAGCGCGTGCAGCAGAGGCACATGCTGGAGACGGAGAAGTGCACCCTGCAGAAccaggtggagcagctgaagcaggaCGTGGCGCGCCTGGCCAAGGAGCGGGATCTGTACAAGGAGAAGTACGAGAAGCTGGCCAGCCGGACCTACAGTGGACCCGCGAGCACAAGAGACCCGTCCGGGAAACAGGCCGAGTTCTTCATGTGA